The following DNA comes from Ochotona princeps isolate mOchPri1 chromosome 8, mOchPri1.hap1, whole genome shotgun sequence.
GTCGTTTAATTTATGTACCATTCTAAAATTCTATGTGTGCATGTATTGTATGTGCACgagagaattttttcttttagaactttAATTGTTTCGCTATGTTAGAAATTGTAAGAATTGGACAAATTTTATAGGTTCCTCAGTATTTCTAAAGTAAGGATTACAATATGTACTTCTTACTATGTTTGTGTTTCTTAGAATATGTAAAGACCTCACATGCCATGTCAGACAGAAAATGGGGACTTACTGGACATTCTTTTctctcactggtgtgtgtgtgtgtgtgtggtgttggaATTGCTTCTAGTTGGGAAACAGGTTCAAtaggtttttttcattttccatcctCCAAGTCAGCTATCCTCAGACTGCCTCAAGAaactgcctttgtgtgtgtgtgtgtgtgtgtgtgtgtgtaccatttCTGCAGGCTCTGCTGCAGAGCTAGACCACAATGCACTATGGCTTAACAGCTATTAGTGTTTGTATCTAATTCACTAGTAGTTAGTGGCAATTATGATTTAAGATAACATTTTGCAATGAGAAACTCACAAAGGGCTAAAGACATCTTCTGAACTGAGAATGAAGGATAAATACATTCTAAAGgtataaacatttgtttttcttttgttggttTGTAATGAGAGTCTGAAATACAAGCAAAGTTTAAGGGGCAACTGTCCTGCCGAATGTTTCCATTTGACAGCAGGCAAAATAAATACAAGTAGGTTTTTGTGTGACTTTGAGCTTCAACAcatatctttcaataaaaaaagagTGCCCTAAGTTGTACGAATAGGTTTACGCTACGGATTCAAAAAATGCTACTCATTAGCACCACTTCGCCTTCCCTCTCTCACACCCACcttttccagaaataaataaattaatggaaatttaaaatcCAAGAAGGTTGGTAGAGCTAGAGAATAATTGAGAGCTTAGAGATCGCTGCTATTTCCATCAGCCCCAGAGGCCTGTTTCCCCTGACCTCAACAGAACATTCTTGCATCCTTTGGCCTCAATGGCATCTCACCCTCGGGgatttttattgatttgtctACTCTGCTGACATATCTGAACAGTGTTGGCACTAACATTTGCAAAGGAGCTTTAATCTCATGATGGTGATGAAATGCTGTCATCCTCAAAGTATCTGTCACTAAGTGCTCAGAACAATACAACAAAGGAGTCAGACATCAGCGTGAGGCTGCCTTGTGagattctctttgtgtttctccgatgttttcattttgtttgcatgCAACAGAGTAGGAGTTTATTTGCTTGATAGTATTTGAAAGGAAATTCAGATTACAAATGTGTATGCATACAACTACACATTAATATGTATTTCAGTTCCTTACAAATATAATACACTCTAAATCAACTCTATCAGAACTTTGTCCTTCTTAGAATCATGGAATTCTGAAATTCActctgctgttattttttttaatgaaataactgTGTTTTTAAGGGATCTATTTGTTGATTGATATGAAAGTCATagtaataaaaagagagagagggaaagagatagaaaaaaaaagaaatcctccaTGTGAAGTGTACTTCACATATGGCTGTGAAGTACACTTATGGTACACACATGGTTTACTGGGTCAagcaaaatccaggagccaggagccaggagccaagagccaggagctaggcaattttaccaggtctcctaagtggtaGGGCCTCAAGCCTTTTAGCACTTCTGCTGtgtttcccaagccatcagcagggagctagatcagaagtggagcagtgaggacacaaTGTGGCAACCAaacagaatgccagcattgcaggcactgGTTTTACTTATTGTGCTACGAAGTCAGCCCTCAAATACCTGCTTTCCTAAAACTCAACCATTCTTACGAATTATACCTAGCATTTTTGTTTTGCAGAGTTAGAGTTGGTCATTTAATTGATGGCTACCATTTTCACTAAAGTCTACTAACATGTTGAAAGTGCTTTGTAGAATTTAGGTACATCTCTACAGATGGTTTGCTTGTGCTATACCTGTCAGGGATACATGCCACCTTACTTCTGtaagtctttttcttctttttaaatacacCTACAATGTTgtgtaaaataaagaattaagtCAACGTGGCAGAAACTCATCAATGCCACCACAGTTGATTCAGTTTTTCACTCACTCGTTCAACACATTATTCAATTACACTAAAATGTAGTAAGGATGGTGAAAGAATGTTCCATTCATAAGTCTACAATAAGGCAAATGGCTCATTTGGAATACATACTTATGCAAATGCAAATGTTCCCAGCTTTATACAGGCACGCTATAGAAACTACAACTTTTCTGCCAAAATtactgagggaaggggagagagcttCTAAACTGAGATCAAGAGCTGTGCGATGGCAAAGCTCACACTTACATCAGTGGCAGAGGCTGACAGAAACAGACTCTAGCAAAAGAGGATATTTCTAACATGATCAATAatgtgaaggggaaaaaaacactttCAGGCACTGCTAAGCAATTCAGTTTTACATACAAAACTTGGTTGATTTGATGAAAGTAAAAATATCAGTTGAATCTATAAATGAAAGTTTAGAGAACtagatttaaaaattcatatctTGTTTGCACGACGGGAAGAATTTGGAGAGCTTTTAGGTCCTTCCTTAAAATATaatcttggttgccttgtgtgaAATTGATCACGGGGAGGACAGTGAAGGTGAGATGGGAGATTGTGACAGCTGAACTGAATGAGAAGTCCTATGTCAAGGTGGAGTGAACAAGAGTAAGCAAAATGGCTAAATATATTGCATTGCACAAGCTTACTAATAAAATCATACATAATGTAAGATTAAATGTGACCTCAAGATTGCTTGAAGTTAAGTCCCCACTACCACCACTGCTATCTGGGGGTACCTCATTTCAAGTTGTAATTCCATGCAGggcagtttcctcatctgtaaggtGTGGTTGTTCACAACGGTAGCTATATGTTGTACTGCTGTATTGATGAGTTCAGAGTGTAAAATGGTTTAGACTTTTCCTGGCATGTAGTAAAACAAATAATGTGTTTAATGCTGTCTTACTTCATTTGTTTAATCTTAATAaggctcctttttaaaaaataataaaatcattttatttttgatgatgtttatagtTGAAGGGGATACATAGTATTGTggatcactgattagggtggggagggtcagagaGTGGGGGAACGTGAATGCGGTAACTGCCTCCAGTCTCCATTTTCCCCCCTGTGTCTGGGGAGAGTGGGGAGTGAAGGTGAGAAAACCACTCCAAGCAGACCAACTACattagtacccaggaatgggaggAAGCAACCTGATACCATCTCAGGGTCCCCGGTGtagagcatgttccaaggatactTAAGTGGCTTGgatggttctgagatgctgctgattttgttgctccaaccTTGAGGAAAgctttccaatgtccattggctgacatagttcactttattcgatttgcccagatattcactgtcaaaGTTTGGCCAGGAAAGCTgtgcaatttgttctgccctccgtggtactagacatcctctgcaggatTCAGCGATCTGGTTGTTATGTCCCCCATGAGCTTCTGAGCATGTTGCCCACCCCACAGGCCTCGGCAGCTGTGGAGACCCACTTCAAACTCACGCTCTCCATGGTGAGCCCACAGGttctgtgattttcaccatgtttggagttctgagtccagtgatccagtggGGGGGcgctccccaaagaaaccttgccagaggtgaccccaacctgactccttTGTGTGATTGCCAGTGTGTGATgcggctcagtccatcacccacatagCCTGTGCACACAGAGGTGGTTGCAGTCGCCTGTCAGCTTTCTCCCCAGCTGCATCTCATAGGCAAagcagtggttgctgtgacccagccaAATACcgcccactacacacttggccctcatgcacaccagctggaactgcagcctagttggagtcaccccccagtaacccccactaggcccacccccagccttggttcctgtgcatgccattATGTGCAGccgactggtccagtctgtcccacattccattcagctctagTACACATCATGGGcactggagcctagctcaacccaatgtaccacactatccagcccacactcatgcaggCAGTGCCACTGTCTGTTTAGCCAGGCCCATGCCCAGTCCTGCATCTCACGCTcacaggtgggagctgcagcccatcagagaggtacccacaaTTTCCTGACTAGGCCCACTCCTAGCCCTGAATCttacactttccaggtggttttatATTCTAGCCTGATTGAACTTGATAAGGGTCAACTtatataaaaagagagaaagcagctttCTGCATTATGATATGCAAAATACTTTGTGATATCCCATCTAAATGCACATAACACATGGGAAAATGATAGCTCAAATGCTTGCAGATATTTTCCTGTACTGATGTACTTCTGTATAACCATTGACACAAGCACAATTTATTTGAGGTATGATTCTCATTGTCATTACATACATTAATTAACGAGAACCAGTGGAATTATGGTGTGATTTATCTGGGGTCATACCTCGAGGATGCAGACATACGGCTGGAGACACTCCTGAGCACAAGTCTCCCATCTACTCTCTGACTTTCAGCCCTTCACTTCAGAGCTTCACAACTGTCAAGTAATTAGTACAAAGAAACCTGGGGTCACTCCAAAGTCTATCATTCAATTCTTACTATACAAGCTATAACTTTCAGTAATAAGGAACAGAGGCGAGGCTTCTTTGACTCCTATACATGGCTCTATAGGATGAGTCATTTAAAACGCAGGATTTTGTTTCCCTCCTTGTGTTGAAaaaattctcacacacacacagaggtcaaAGACACACAACCACAATATGTTCCTATCTATCtgtataaatgtaaaaatggttAAGGGCTAATACCATCTACTTttgctgcctctttttttttttttttttttgacagggaCATGCTTTATGTTGATGGCTGACGCACAGCCCTCGCCGAGGccactgtgtacacacacacgagGGGGAGCTTTACTTCTTGGTCTCCTCCTCCTTGGACAGGGTCTTGATCATCTCCTCCTTCTTGGCCTGCAGGCACTCTTCCCGGGGCTTGTGGGCTTCCTTGGTCTTAGACCCGCGGGCCTTGGCCTGGTCAGCCTTCAGCTTGTGGATGTTCTCCGAGAGGATccgcttattttttttttaaagatttatttatttttattgcaaagtcagctataaatagaggaggagagacagagaggaagatcttccgtccgatgattcactccccaagtgagctgcaacggccggtgctgcgccgatctgaagccgggaaccaggaacctcttccgggtctcccacacgggtgcagggtcccaaagctttgggccgtcctcgactgctttcccagggcacaagcagggagctggatgggaagtggagctgctgggattagaaccggcgaccatatgggatcccagcgcattcatggcgaggactttagccactaggccacgctgccaggcccagtatCCACTTAACTTTTGAACACGTTTCCCTTCACCTTCTGGTACCTGTGGCGGTCAGTCTTCTTGGACTCCCGGTATCTTCTGAGCAGGCGGCGCAGGATCCGCATCCTCCTCATCCAGGTCACCTTTTCTGGCATGCGCGCTTTGGCTGTAGCCTTATGCTTCTCTATGCCCATGTGCCTGCCTTTCCTGCGGGTCAGGGTGTTTTTCTGGCACTGAGCCCGGGAGTGGACGGTCACTGGTTTGTGGATAATCAGCCCATCCTTAATCAGATTCCTGATCTGCTGGCGGGAGTTGGCATTAGCAATCTCGTTGGTCTCATCTGGGTGCAACCAGACCTTCTTCTTGCCGCAGCGGAGGACGATGGAGGCGAGCCTCTTCTGCAGCCTGAGCGTACTCATGGCTGCGGCCGAGGAGGCAAAAGGAAAGCTGCTGCCTctttatgcttttaaaactaaCTCCTCTACAACCCTGAATGCACATACTCAGGCATGTGATCCTTGCAGTagactttgcattttaaaataaactcagaGTAGTGAAAATGGAAGCTTTCCAGATACAGCAATTATCTCATAAGACAATTTAAACCATAGCGTAATTTTTTCGGGTAAGGAAAACAACGACAAACATTGTTTTCCTTGTGGTCTTACAATCAGGGGCCAAAAAGTGTTATCTGGGACTTCATTGCTATTCAGTCATGTAGATGGCCTGTAGCAAATTGGAAAGAGTAAAACATTCAACCATGTCAGATTCCAGAGGCCTGTACAGACATAATTCCCAAATCTGGAAACCTTTCCACCAGTCTTTTATCACCAAGCAATGCCTATATTCAGGAAGATAATTAGTACCATCAGAAATGCTCTCAGCCCAAAGCAATGCATTCATCTGCTGCTGTAATTTAACTCTCTTAGGGGCCTTTGTTGACTGAATGAAAAAGtactattttcattatttttgacaGAACAAGctagggaattttttttaaagggaaattcaTACAC
Coding sequences within:
- the LOC101529032 gene encoding large ribosomal subunit protein eL19-like, whose product is MSTLRLQKRLASIVLRCGKKKVWLHPDETNEIANANSRQQIRNLIKDGLIIHKPVTVHSRAQCQKNTLTRRKGRHMGIEKHKATAKARMPEKVTWMRRMRILRRLLRRYRESKKTDRHRYQKRILSENIHKLKADQAKARGSKTKEAHKPREECLQAKKEEMIKTLSKEEETKK